In Nostoc sphaeroides, the genomic window AACCGGAATGGCAACCATTGGTACCCCATTATTTAAGGACTCCAAAGTAGTATTCATGCCTGCGTGGGTAATGGTGAGAGACGCTTTTTGCAGCAATTCTAATTGGGGTGCATAACCAACTACCAGGGGATTTCCCGGCAAACTCCCCAGAGACTCTGGAGTTGCAGAACCACCTAACGAAATCACTAGCTGGGCATCCAAATCATTACAAGCTTCGGCAATAGACTTGAAAACTCCCAATAGGCGATTTTGGACAGTCCCCATTGAGGCGTAAATCAATCGTTGTCCGGTTAATTTTTCATAAGGGAAATCAGGAACTTCCCGACCAGTTGGACTATGATAAGGCCCTGTGAAATGGAAGCACTGGGGCAAATTTTCCCTTGGGAATTCCAATTGTGCAGGCTGTTGACTAATTTGAGCTAGTTGGGAATAGCGATTGTTAGAGCTAAACTGTGGGGGCAATTTCCACTCTTGGCGATACTGATTGATTACCCCTGTAATAGGTTTTACGGTGCGACTCAGCAATGCATAGCCACCTCGGTTACGTAATCGCGCCCACCAGGCTGGATTATAGCTCCAGGTTTTAAAATAAGGTGGGACACTCGGTTCTCGATTCAGTACCACAGCACTGCAAACTGTAATAAAAGGAATGCCCAGAAATTCTGCAACAGAACCTCCCTCTGGTGAAACTTGATCTACTAAAAGTGCTTCCACACCTGCTTCCTTGACTGCTGTTGGTGCATCTCTGAGC contains:
- a CDS encoding glycosyltransferase; protein product: MTHFGLICPATTGHLNTMLPLGKELQKRGHRVTLFGILDAKSKTLAAELEFQAVGESEFPTGAIAESITQLGKLSGLAALQYTVNFLKDQAAVMLRDAPTAVKEAGVEALLVDQVSPEGGSVAEFLGIPFITVCSAVVLNREPSVPPYFKTWSYNPAWWARLRNRGGYALLSRTVKPITGVINQYRQEWKLPPQFSSNNRYSQLAQISQQPAQLEFPRENLPQCFHFTGPYHSPTGREVPDFPYEKLTGQRLIYASMGTVQNRLLGVFKSIAEACNDLDAQLVISLGGSATPESLGSLPGNPLVVGYAPQLELLQKASLTITHAGMNTTLESLNNGVPMVAIPVANDQPGVAARVAWAGAGEAIPLSRVNVPKLRTAIQKVLKEDSYKQNAVRLQEAIQKAGGVSRAIDIVEQAVSTGKPVLA